The proteins below are encoded in one region of Rhodopirellula halodulae:
- a CDS encoding 3-keto-disaccharide hydrolase has translation MALPSLLILAGLPSVHAEDSAGQSAVEVKIFDTSAPGWRQLSGEDFIRVNGDEKTLTWDGTEAHGSGQPIGVTRTNFEVKNFELVIQWMHLKPAGNSGVFAWVPMSALEDLPPNQLPNTGIEVQMLDLDYGRMYTEKTGKAPTWFTSHGDIFAVGKSSMQPFPPLSPDGHRSFPSAETTNPHGEWNQYYVRGINGEIRLWVNGVEVSGGRSCSPSEGYLCLESEGSPIRFKEIWVRELP, from the coding sequence ATGGCATTGCCAAGCCTGCTGATCCTGGCTGGTCTTCCTTCTGTTCACGCAGAAGATTCCGCGGGCCAATCCGCCGTCGAAGTGAAGATTTTCGACACTTCCGCACCCGGATGGCGACAACTCAGCGGTGAAGACTTCATTCGCGTCAACGGCGACGAAAAAACACTGACGTGGGATGGCACCGAGGCACACGGCAGTGGCCAACCCATCGGGGTCACGCGAACCAATTTCGAGGTCAAGAACTTTGAATTGGTCATTCAGTGGATGCACCTGAAGCCGGCTGGAAATTCCGGCGTGTTCGCTTGGGTTCCTATGTCCGCACTCGAAGACTTGCCACCGAATCAGCTACCCAACACGGGAATCGAAGTTCAAATGTTGGATCTCGATTATGGCCGCATGTACACGGAAAAAACGGGCAAGGCTCCGACCTGGTTCACCAGCCACGGAGACATCTTCGCCGTCGGAAAGTCGTCGATGCAGCCGTTCCCACCGCTGTCACCCGACGGACACCGCAGCTTTCCCTCGGCGGAAACCACCAATCCACACGGTGAGTGGAATCAGTACTACGTTCGCGGAATCAATGGTGAGATCCGTTTGTGGGTCAATGGTGTGGAGGTCTCGGGTGGACGCAGTTGTTCACCCAGCGAGGGTTACTTGTGTCTGGAATCCGAAGGCAGCCCCATTCGCTTCAAAGAGATCTGGGTCCGCGAACTTCCGTGA
- a CDS encoding PQQ-dependent sugar dehydrogenase has product MQKPHDSRSLLRRSLLGGVVTACLTAAPLQAASPEAVTATPKPSAETINLAKPPESLDVSPMPVKTVEAYPNLRISRPVIITGAGDGSGRLFVASQTGEVYVFDENDQDVSEPELFADFSELVTYKDRENEEGFLGMAFHPKFKENGLLYAYFTTSDKPHVSVLAEFSTVKGSNNQKGDPSSMRELMRIEQPFWNHNGGTVAFGPDGYLYVALGDGGKANDPLQSGQDPSQLLGSIMRIDVDKRDNGKAYGIPADNPFVDKSDAQPEIYAIGIRNIWRMAFDSKTDLLWAADVGQNDWEEVNLIRKGGNYGWSLREANHKFTLNGNGSDARPDLIDPLVEYPHTDDWGKSVTGGAVYRGTQTPMLDGYYLYGDYVSGKVWALKYDDSTGTVTENRPIEASGLPVFTFGQTDSGEVLVSTMMGGGRIYKFVKK; this is encoded by the coding sequence ATGCAGAAGCCCCATGATTCTCGTTCATTGCTCCGGCGATCCCTTCTCGGTGGTGTCGTGACGGCGTGCTTGACGGCAGCACCGCTACAGGCCGCTTCTCCAGAGGCAGTCACCGCCACACCCAAACCATCCGCAGAAACGATCAACCTTGCGAAGCCGCCGGAGTCGTTGGACGTTTCGCCAATGCCCGTGAAAACGGTGGAAGCGTACCCCAACCTTCGCATCAGCCGGCCCGTGATCATCACGGGCGCCGGTGATGGAAGCGGACGCTTGTTTGTTGCCAGCCAGACCGGCGAAGTGTACGTCTTTGACGAAAATGATCAGGATGTATCCGAGCCTGAACTCTTCGCTGATTTCAGCGAGCTGGTGACTTATAAAGATCGCGAAAACGAAGAAGGTTTCTTGGGCATGGCCTTCCATCCCAAGTTCAAAGAGAACGGTTTGCTCTACGCTTACTTCACAACATCCGACAAACCTCATGTCTCGGTGTTGGCGGAGTTCAGCACTGTCAAAGGCAGCAACAACCAAAAGGGTGATCCGTCATCCATGCGTGAATTGATGCGGATCGAGCAACCGTTTTGGAACCACAACGGTGGTACGGTGGCGTTTGGTCCTGACGGATACTTGTACGTCGCATTGGGAGACGGCGGGAAGGCGAACGACCCGCTGCAGTCGGGACAGGACCCGAGTCAGTTGTTGGGATCGATCATGCGAATTGATGTCGACAAACGGGACAACGGCAAAGCCTACGGCATTCCCGCGGACAACCCTTTCGTTGACAAATCAGACGCCCAGCCCGAGATCTACGCGATTGGCATTCGTAATATCTGGCGAATGGCTTTCGATTCCAAAACCGATTTGCTTTGGGCTGCTGACGTCGGTCAAAACGATTGGGAAGAGGTCAACTTGATCCGCAAAGGCGGCAACTACGGTTGGAGCCTGCGAGAAGCGAACCACAAGTTCACCCTGAATGGAAACGGGTCTGACGCTCGTCCGGATTTGATCGATCCATTGGTGGAGTACCCGCACACGGACGACTGGGGCAAATCGGTCACGGGTGGCGCGGTTTACCGAGGCACTCAAACACCGATGCTCGATGGTTATTACCTCTACGGCGACTATGTCAGCGGCAAGGTTTGGGCGTTGAAGTACGATGATTCGACCGGAACGGTGACCGAAAACCGTCCCATCGAAGCCAGCGGATTGCCCGTGTTCACCTTCGGACAAACCGACTCCGGTGAAGTCCTAGTCAGCACCATGATGGGCGGCGGACGAATCTACAAATTCGTCAAGAAGTGA
- a CDS encoding alpha/beta hydrolase, which translates to MKTSPSIVTALLFLLVVSMINFSPMHAAEPETLSLWTDEELGSTEAENTEVRKDRGDQNAWVGNINRPTLTVYQADPEKRSGTAMVVCPGGGYGGLAIDKEGHVVAQWLAEQGVTAGVLKYRCGGGANKHPIPMGDARKAVQVMREHADEWNIKTDQVGIMGFSAGGHLASTIATDPETGVNFAALIYPVVSFRDGVTHGGSKKNLLGDSPSDEMVRLMSRDEQVTPETCPTFLVHSGDDGAVPVQNSIRFYEACLKHNVQAEMHLFPTGGHGCGMFRGDRPVDHWPNQFKAWLQSNGWCE; encoded by the coding sequence ATGAAGACCAGCCCTTCAATTGTCACCGCCCTGCTCTTTCTGTTGGTCGTGTCGATGATCAACTTCTCCCCAATGCATGCTGCCGAGCCTGAAACGCTATCGCTTTGGACAGACGAAGAGTTGGGCTCGACCGAGGCTGAAAACACGGAGGTCCGCAAGGATCGCGGTGATCAAAACGCTTGGGTGGGCAACATCAATCGGCCAACTCTGACGGTCTATCAAGCGGACCCTGAAAAGCGAAGCGGCACCGCGATGGTTGTTTGTCCGGGCGGAGGTTACGGTGGTTTGGCGATCGACAAAGAAGGCCATGTGGTCGCACAATGGCTGGCGGAGCAAGGCGTCACCGCCGGCGTCTTGAAGTACCGTTGCGGCGGCGGTGCCAACAAGCATCCGATTCCAATGGGTGACGCTCGCAAAGCCGTTCAAGTGATGCGAGAACATGCCGATGAGTGGAATATCAAAACGGACCAAGTCGGCATCATGGGTTTCTCCGCTGGCGGCCATTTGGCATCGACGATCGCCACGGATCCAGAAACCGGCGTGAACTTCGCCGCATTGATCTACCCCGTCGTGTCCTTTCGCGATGGTGTCACCCATGGTGGGTCCAAGAAGAACCTGTTGGGCGATTCACCTAGCGACGAGATGGTGCGTTTGATGTCGCGAGATGAACAGGTGACACCCGAGACCTGCCCCACTTTCCTGGTTCACTCGGGCGACGACGGTGCCGTGCCGGTGCAGAACAGCATTCGTTTTTATGAGGCGTGCCTGAAACACAACGTTCAAGCCGAAATGCACCTCTTCCCCACCGGCGGCCATGGCTGCGGCATGTTCCGCGGCGATCGTCCTGTTGATCACTGGCCAAACCAATTCAAAGCTTGGCTCCAGTCGAACGGTTGGTGTGAGTGA
- a CDS encoding FKBP-type peptidyl-prolyl cis-trans isomerase — translation MTSPAQAQDDSAATVDDQLGYFLGFTVGSSFAQQGFKPSDFTVEGMNQGLTDALSQKDPALSDEQLQEIQGKIQAMMEKRQAARMAEFQKQGVANKEKSELWMKQNAKAEGIKELEGGLQYKVVKEGEGASPSAEDTVAVHYTGKLTNGEVFDSSVQRGQPAKFPVNRVIQGWQMALQQMKVGSKWMLYIPPELAYGENGSPPKIGPNEVLVFEVELLEIL, via the coding sequence ATGACTTCCCCCGCCCAAGCCCAAGACGATTCCGCGGCCACGGTCGATGACCAGCTTGGGTACTTCCTCGGCTTCACCGTGGGAAGCTCGTTTGCTCAGCAAGGTTTCAAACCGTCTGACTTCACCGTCGAAGGCATGAACCAAGGCCTGACGGACGCTCTTTCTCAGAAAGATCCCGCTCTTTCCGATGAGCAATTGCAAGAGATCCAGGGCAAGATCCAAGCCATGATGGAAAAACGCCAAGCGGCTCGCATGGCAGAATTTCAAAAGCAGGGTGTCGCGAATAAAGAGAAAAGCGAACTGTGGATGAAGCAGAACGCGAAAGCCGAAGGCATCAAGGAGCTGGAAGGTGGACTGCAATATAAAGTGGTCAAGGAAGGCGAAGGTGCTTCCCCGTCCGCAGAAGACACGGTCGCGGTGCACTACACCGGCAAATTGACCAACGGCGAAGTGTTTGACAGCTCCGTCCAACGAGGTCAGCCGGCAAAGTTCCCAGTCAACCGAGTGATCCAAGGTTGGCAAATGGCTCTTCAACAAATGAAGGTCGGTTCGAAGTGGATGCTGTACATTCCACCAGAATTGGCGTACGGCGAAAACGGTTCGCCACCCAAAATCGGCCCCAACGAAGTGTTGGTGTTCGAAGTGGAATTGCTGGAGATCCTGTAG
- a CDS encoding glycosyltransferase family 2 protein gives MSSSTEQPLTDGMQSTADELSLLSIVIPAKNEEGCIASTVEHLHLELSIQKVPHEIVVVDDGSDDRTWEILNDVSARIDELRPIQNRGPHGFGRAIIHGIDHSGGDAVVIMMADESDDCRDVAKYWNLLNEGWDCVFGSRFIKGGGVIDYPWIKLRLNRFANWFIKLLFRIKLNDTTNAFKAYRRTTIDGCRPFLSPHFNLTVELPLKAIVRGYTWTTMPITWRNRRTGLAKLKITEMGSRYFFIVAYVWLERYFSRGDYMKPVSQARPK, from the coding sequence ATGTCTTCTTCGACCGAACAACCACTTACCGACGGGATGCAATCCACGGCGGATGAGCTTTCACTTTTGTCCATCGTGATCCCGGCAAAGAATGAAGAGGGTTGCATCGCTTCCACGGTCGAGCATCTTCATCTGGAACTATCGATCCAGAAAGTCCCCCACGAAATCGTTGTGGTTGATGACGGAAGCGACGACCGGACGTGGGAGATACTGAATGACGTTTCCGCCAGGATTGACGAGCTTCGGCCAATTCAGAACAGAGGGCCCCATGGATTTGGTCGCGCTATCATTCACGGCATCGATCACTCCGGTGGCGATGCAGTGGTGATCATGATGGCCGACGAATCGGACGATTGTCGGGATGTCGCGAAATATTGGAATCTGTTGAATGAGGGGTGGGACTGTGTCTTTGGCAGTCGCTTCATTAAAGGCGGAGGTGTCATCGACTATCCATGGATCAAACTACGGCTCAATCGATTCGCGAACTGGTTCATCAAACTGCTATTCCGAATCAAACTGAACGACACCACCAATGCCTTCAAAGCCTACCGACGAACGACGATCGATGGTTGTCGACCCTTTCTCTCACCGCACTTCAACCTAACAGTGGAACTGCCACTGAAAGCAATTGTGCGAGGCTATACGTGGACGACCATGCCAATCACCTGGCGAAATCGCCGAACGGGGCTTGCCAAGCTCAAGATCACTGAGATGGGCAGTCGCTATTTCTTCATCGTTGCCTACGTTTGGTTGGAACGATATTTCAGTCGCGGCGACTACATGAAGCCGGTGTCGCAAGCAAGGCCCAAGTAG
- a CDS encoding serine/threonine protein kinase: MGTVGTVYDGKVRDDIEVHPAADAIRGQDLAIKKLHPAVSQDDLIQARFRREMVILERVQHPNIIGYFGGGTEDGQLFYVMERVDGGTIKDLLETNGALAWPVVVDVARQVCSALQCAHNHGVIHRDLKPGNLFLTRDAQVKLGDFGIARDQYSSDLTSQGLTVGTHAYMAPEQITGDESISGKADLYALGCVLFEMLSNRKVFAGENFAQLFEQHLRTKAPSISSLVADLPPELDQVIAECLEKSPDDRPFNARSVQGVMIQIGEKYDLSTSDDGSAAGSQSTDHPSADVSAESVTEKGRLLLEEQILHRLGGTPREPVGWAKICVVGIAIVVLIAIAISTSGG; encoded by the coding sequence GTGGGCACGGTCGGTACGGTCTACGACGGAAAAGTTCGCGACGATATCGAAGTCCATCCTGCTGCGGATGCGATTCGAGGCCAAGACCTGGCCATCAAAAAGCTGCACCCTGCCGTTTCGCAAGACGACCTAATTCAAGCTCGTTTTCGCCGGGAAATGGTGATTCTCGAGCGAGTGCAGCACCCCAACATCATTGGCTATTTCGGCGGTGGTACCGAAGATGGCCAATTGTTTTATGTGATGGAGCGGGTCGATGGCGGAACGATCAAGGATCTGCTGGAAACCAACGGCGCACTGGCTTGGCCCGTGGTCGTCGACGTGGCGCGGCAAGTCTGCTCAGCACTGCAATGTGCCCACAACCACGGCGTCATTCACCGGGATTTGAAACCCGGCAATCTCTTCCTGACACGAGACGCTCAGGTCAAATTGGGTGATTTCGGCATCGCTCGTGACCAATACTCTTCGGATCTGACGTCCCAGGGTCTCACCGTTGGCACCCATGCTTACATGGCCCCGGAACAGATCACTGGAGACGAATCGATTAGCGGAAAAGCAGATTTGTACGCTTTGGGCTGCGTGCTATTTGAAATGCTGAGCAATCGAAAGGTCTTCGCTGGAGAAAACTTCGCTCAGTTGTTTGAACAGCATTTACGGACCAAAGCACCTTCGATTTCGTCTCTGGTCGCGGATTTGCCGCCAGAGCTGGATCAAGTGATCGCAGAATGCTTGGAAAAGTCGCCCGATGATCGTCCGTTCAACGCTCGGTCTGTTCAGGGCGTGATGATCCAAATCGGTGAGAAGTACGATTTGTCGACTTCGGACGATGGGTCCGCGGCGGGCTCTCAATCGACGGATCACCCGTCAGCGGACGTCAGTGCCGAAAGTGTGACAGAAAAGGGACGTTTGCTGCTGGAGGAACAAATCCTGCATCGTTTGGGGGGCACCCCGCGGGAGCCGGTGGGATGGGCAAAGATCTGCGTGGTGGGGATCGCGATCGTCGTGCTGATCGCCATCGCAATTTCAACGTCCGGCGGCTAA
- a CDS encoding SulP family inorganic anion transporter codes for MLNFFRQQTSSFKNDLLSGLTVALALVPEAIAFAFVAGVSPLIGLYSAFFLGLITAVVGGRPGMISGATGAMAVVVVSLVADHGIEYMFPTVILCGVLQIIIGLLRLGKLIRMVPHPVMLGFVNGLAIVIGMAQLGSFKTLSDSGTLVYLSGFPLMAMLALVGLTMAIIWLLPKVTTAVPASLAAILSITLIAVAVNNSQRTDSGENLLATVGDMLRTNTIAAETKKAQEAMASEDDDALMHAQRSDSRDVLTSELTLVSAVVAQDSPSIKDTFAEAVATPKIENPPADPSANSSDAAESGISGGLPMPYWLEYAMVPFSWNTLKIIFPYAIVLCGVGLIESLMTLSLIDEITETRGQGNRECIGQGTANLICGLFGGMGGCAMIGQSLINVNSGGRGRLSGITAAVCLLLFVLFLAPWIEQIPMAALVGVMFMVVIGTFEWASLKMLRRMPRSDMFVMILVAGYTVFMHDLASAVILGVIVSALVFAWQHATHIGADIKVNEFGSKIYQLHGPLFFASVASFKEMFNVSEDPDDVVIDFYYTRVYDQSGLEAINGLAEKYQAAGKRLHLTHLSEECRSLLNQAGDLVEVNVSEDPQYHVATDRLA; via the coding sequence ATGCTGAACTTTTTCCGTCAACAAACCAGCTCTTTCAAGAACGATCTGCTCTCCGGATTGACCGTCGCGTTGGCACTCGTGCCCGAAGCGATCGCGTTTGCATTTGTAGCCGGTGTCTCGCCGCTGATCGGTTTGTACTCAGCATTCTTCCTGGGTTTGATCACGGCGGTGGTCGGTGGCCGGCCGGGCATGATCTCGGGTGCGACCGGGGCGATGGCCGTGGTGGTCGTGAGCTTGGTCGCGGATCACGGAATCGAATACATGTTTCCAACCGTCATCCTGTGCGGTGTGTTGCAGATCATCATCGGTTTGCTGCGGTTGGGGAAACTGATCCGTATGGTTCCTCATCCGGTGATGCTGGGTTTCGTGAACGGATTGGCGATCGTGATCGGGATGGCTCAACTGGGAAGTTTCAAAACGCTTTCTGATTCGGGAACGTTGGTCTACCTCAGCGGTTTTCCACTGATGGCGATGTTGGCCTTGGTCGGTTTGACGATGGCCATCATTTGGTTGCTTCCAAAAGTCACCACCGCGGTGCCCGCCTCGTTGGCCGCGATTTTGAGCATCACGTTGATTGCGGTTGCGGTGAACAATTCACAACGCACGGACTCGGGTGAAAACCTGTTGGCGACCGTTGGCGATATGTTGCGAACCAACACGATCGCAGCTGAAACCAAGAAAGCACAAGAAGCGATGGCGTCGGAAGACGACGACGCCTTGATGCACGCTCAACGTTCCGACTCACGCGACGTGCTGACCTCCGAACTGACGTTGGTCAGTGCGGTCGTCGCACAAGACAGCCCGTCGATCAAAGACACGTTCGCCGAAGCGGTTGCGACACCCAAGATTGAGAATCCTCCGGCGGATCCTTCGGCCAACTCAAGTGATGCCGCAGAATCTGGCATCAGTGGTGGGCTGCCCATGCCGTACTGGTTGGAATACGCGATGGTTCCATTCAGCTGGAACACGCTGAAGATCATCTTCCCCTACGCGATTGTTTTGTGCGGCGTCGGATTGATTGAATCGTTGATGACGTTGTCGTTGATCGATGAAATCACCGAAACGCGAGGCCAAGGCAACCGTGAATGCATCGGTCAAGGAACCGCGAACCTAATCTGCGGACTGTTCGGCGGCATGGGTGGTTGTGCCATGATTGGGCAATCATTGATCAACGTGAACTCGGGTGGTCGAGGCCGACTGTCAGGCATCACCGCAGCGGTTTGCTTGTTGCTGTTCGTTTTGTTCTTGGCGCCTTGGATCGAGCAAATCCCAATGGCGGCTTTGGTCGGCGTGATGTTCATGGTGGTGATTGGGACGTTTGAATGGGCGTCGCTGAAAATGCTTCGCCGCATGCCTCGCAGCGACATGTTTGTCATGATCTTGGTCGCCGGTTACACGGTGTTCATGCACGATTTGGCATCAGCCGTGATTCTGGGCGTGATCGTTTCCGCGTTGGTCTTTGCATGGCAGCACGCCACGCATATCGGAGCCGACATCAAGGTCAACGAATTTGGTAGCAAGATTTACCAACTTCACGGTCCTCTGTTCTTCGCGTCCGTCGCTTCCTTCAAAGAGATGTTCAACGTCTCGGAAGACCCCGACGATGTCGTGATCGACTTCTACTACACCCGCGTTTATGACCAGTCCGGTTTGGAAGCCATCAATGGTCTGGCCGAAAAGTATCAAGCCGCGGGCAAGCGATTGCACCTGACTCACCTCAGCGAAGAGTGTCGTTCCTTGCTGAATCAAGCAGGTGACTTGGTGGAAGTCAACGTTTCCGAAGACCCACAGTATCACGTGGCAACGGACCGTTTGGCGTGA
- the rplU gene encoding 50S ribosomal protein L21, translated as MYAIFVDGGRQYRVEPGMELDVDYRDIAAGENLKFETVLAVGGDDGLKLGAPTLDGVSVSASVLGMAQDKKIYVQKFRRRKHSKKRTGHRQKNTRIRIEEIAGV; from the coding sequence ATGTATGCCATCTTTGTCGACGGTGGACGCCAATACCGAGTCGAGCCAGGAATGGAACTCGACGTCGATTACCGTGACATCGCAGCAGGAGAAAACCTGAAATTTGAAACCGTTTTGGCCGTTGGTGGCGATGACGGGTTAAAATTGGGTGCCCCGACGTTGGACGGAGTTTCCGTCAGCGCTTCGGTGTTGGGCATGGCCCAGGACAAAAAGATTTACGTCCAAAAGTTCCGTCGTCGTAAGCACAGCAAAAAGCGCACGGGACACCGCCAAAAGAACACCCGCATCCGAATCGAAGAGATCGCGGGCGTATGA
- a CDS encoding NAD-dependent epimerase/dehydratase family protein: MKTVLISGVCGFVGSSLAKYFRHAYPATELELVGFDNLTRPGAWSNLQSLKSLDVQFHHLDVRSVTDLDSLPKFDWVIDAAANPSVLAGTTKASGSRSLMETNLIGTLNLLELCKCHSAGMVLLSTSRVYGLDALCNLPLKPACDRFVLDESCLPEGVSARGVQESFSTQPPVSLYGCSKLASESLATEYSLAYDFPVWINRCGVLAGAGQFGKPDQGIFAFWLHSWREKQPLRYIGFNGSGHQVRDCLHPEDLFRLVDRQIQSSNPDFDRVINVSGGCNSARSLKMVSDWCKDRWGTHEVNSASNEERPYDIPWIVLDSSKAAELWDWQPEKSTNDILEEIADFADENPSWLKLSST, translated from the coding sequence ATGAAGACTGTCCTTATTTCGGGCGTGTGTGGCTTTGTTGGATCGTCCTTGGCCAAGTATTTTCGTCATGCCTATCCGGCTACTGAACTCGAGCTCGTAGGTTTTGACAATCTAACGCGACCAGGCGCTTGGTCAAATCTGCAATCGCTGAAGTCGTTGGATGTTCAATTTCATCACTTAGACGTGCGGAGCGTCACGGACTTAGACTCGCTGCCGAAATTTGATTGGGTCATTGATGCGGCTGCGAATCCGTCTGTCTTGGCCGGAACCACCAAAGCATCTGGTTCCCGCTCATTGATGGAAACCAATCTGATCGGCACGTTGAATTTGCTTGAGTTATGCAAATGCCACTCCGCTGGTATGGTTCTACTTAGCACGAGTCGCGTCTATGGGTTGGATGCTCTTTGCAATTTGCCCTTGAAACCGGCGTGCGACCGTTTTGTATTGGATGAGAGTTGTTTGCCGGAGGGAGTCTCCGCACGTGGTGTGCAAGAGTCGTTTTCGACTCAACCACCTGTCTCGCTATATGGTTGCTCCAAATTGGCCTCTGAATCATTGGCGACGGAATACTCTCTCGCCTATGACTTTCCTGTTTGGATCAATCGATGTGGAGTCCTTGCCGGGGCAGGACAATTCGGCAAACCCGACCAGGGCATCTTCGCTTTTTGGCTTCATAGTTGGCGAGAGAAACAGCCCTTGAGATACATCGGATTCAACGGGAGCGGGCATCAGGTGCGCGACTGCCTGCATCCTGAAGACTTGTTTCGTTTGGTCGATCGGCAAATACAATCATCGAACCCTGACTTCGATCGGGTGATCAATGTCTCGGGAGGTTGCAATTCAGCACGTTCGCTGAAGATGGTTAGCGATTGGTGCAAGGATCGGTGGGGCACCCACGAAGTGAACAGCGCATCGAACGAAGAACGTCCTTACGATATTCCTTGGATCGTATTGGACTCTTCAAAAGCTGCTGAGTTGTGGGACTGGCAACCCGAGAAATCAACAAACGACATTTTGGAAGAAATCGCGGATTTTGCCGACGAAAACCCATCGTGGCTGAAGCTGTCCAGCACCTAG
- a CDS encoding carbohydrate-binding family 9-like protein, whose product MNWSLVTRIHAMWILIAVFLAVPASSRPFAAETTAASTTDSSEAVQALHKFLDDHQTESFQAVAQKPWSSTHLTRADVARARDLLVEARKKVLRRTRAGEMKDRVLTLGDQRMPFEYQVFGEKPDNGRSLFLSLHGGGGAPKTVNDQQWENQKRLYRPQEGVYVAPRAPTDTWNLWHQGHIDPMFVRLIQNMVALEDVDPNRVYVMGYSAGGDGVYQLAPRMSDRWAAAAMMAGHPNETSPLGLRNVPFALQMGGRDAAYKRNQIAADWKDQLAKLREEDPDGYEHFVKIYPNKGHWMDREDAVAVPWMAKHTRNVTPSKIVWVQDDVLHSHSYWLGVDKANATAGDVLRASVSDQTIELESNDVSEVEVFLDDRFIDLDQPIKIVGNGQTVFEGHVHRTIATLVQSLEQRSDTELAFPSRVTVTLPKPFPQSLVPEEDLPRYVAAKTDQMLLIDGELNEEAWRMTRKTTPFVDLISGEPTRYDTRSAILWDDEFLYIGFWIDEPNVDAEYKERDDPIYYDNDVEVFIAGQDAYYEFEINAFGTVYEAFFVWKDAYEAGDFASDPQLSPNAPNRQTFNGVGFTDHPRGERIAFLGYDFPNFQSAVHINGTLNDDSDIDEGWTVELAFPWKEMHWLAQADNRSLPPNVGDQWRIDLFRFNKTKAPKPATDSSGWGLGKHTVWDSHIPEIFPVITFAER is encoded by the coding sequence ATGAACTGGTCTTTGGTCACTCGAATCCACGCGATGTGGATCCTGATTGCGGTATTCCTTGCTGTGCCAGCGAGCTCACGACCTTTCGCGGCCGAAACGACAGCCGCGAGTACAACGGACTCCTCCGAAGCGGTTCAAGCACTGCACAAATTTTTGGATGACCACCAAACCGAAAGTTTTCAAGCGGTTGCGCAAAAACCATGGAGTTCGACCCATCTGACGCGAGCCGATGTCGCTCGTGCAAGAGACCTGTTGGTGGAAGCTCGAAAGAAGGTGTTGCGTCGGACTCGCGCCGGGGAAATGAAAGACCGAGTGCTGACGTTGGGTGATCAGCGGATGCCGTTTGAGTACCAAGTGTTTGGCGAGAAGCCGGACAACGGTCGCAGCCTGTTTCTTTCTCTTCACGGTGGTGGCGGTGCACCCAAAACGGTCAACGATCAGCAATGGGAAAACCAGAAACGTCTTTATCGACCCCAGGAAGGCGTCTACGTCGCGCCGCGTGCTCCCACGGACACCTGGAATCTGTGGCACCAAGGACACATCGATCCGATGTTCGTTCGTTTAATTCAAAACATGGTGGCCCTGGAGGATGTCGATCCAAACCGTGTTTATGTGATGGGATACTCCGCCGGCGGCGATGGTGTCTATCAACTCGCACCCCGCATGTCGGATCGTTGGGCCGCCGCCGCGATGATGGCGGGGCATCCCAACGAAACGTCGCCGTTGGGTCTGCGCAACGTTCCCTTTGCCTTGCAAATGGGCGGGCGAGATGCGGCATACAAACGCAATCAAATTGCTGCGGACTGGAAAGATCAACTCGCGAAACTACGAGAGGAAGATCCGGATGGCTACGAACACTTCGTCAAAATCTATCCAAACAAAGGTCACTGGATGGACCGCGAGGATGCAGTCGCGGTTCCCTGGATGGCCAAGCACACGCGAAACGTGACCCCGTCCAAGATCGTGTGGGTCCAAGACGATGTGCTGCACTCCCACTCGTACTGGCTGGGCGTGGACAAAGCCAACGCAACGGCGGGTGATGTGCTGCGTGCTTCCGTGAGCGATCAAACCATTGAGCTCGAATCCAATGATGTCAGCGAGGTGGAAGTCTTCCTTGATGATCGTTTCATCGACCTCGATCAACCGATCAAAATCGTCGGCAATGGGCAAACCGTGTTCGAGGGCCACGTGCATCGGACGATCGCGACGTTGGTTCAATCGCTCGAACAGCGATCCGATACGGAGTTGGCTTTCCCAAGCCGTGTCACCGTGACTTTGCCAAAACCCTTTCCTCAGTCGTTGGTACCAGAAGAAGACTTACCGCGTTATGTCGCTGCGAAGACCGATCAGATGTTGCTGATCGATGGCGAATTGAACGAGGAAGCCTGGCGGATGACACGTAAGACGACGCCGTTTGTCGATCTGATCAGCGGCGAACCCACTCGCTACGACACGCGTTCGGCAATTCTTTGGGACGATGAGTTCCTTTACATCGGTTTCTGGATCGACGAACCCAACGTGGATGCAGAATACAAAGAACGTGATGATCCAATTTACTACGACAACGATGTCGAAGTCTTCATTGCTGGGCAGGACGCGTATTACGAGTTTGAAATCAACGCGTTTGGAACGGTCTATGAAGCGTTCTTCGTTTGGAAAGACGCCTATGAGGCGGGCGATTTCGCGTCGGACCCACAACTCAGCCCCAACGCACCCAACCGACAAACGTTCAATGGAGTCGGATTCACCGACCATCCGCGTGGCGAGCGAATCGCGTTTCTCGGTTACGACTTTCCCAACTTTCAGTCAGCCGTCCATATCAACGGGACGCTCAACGACGATTCCGACATTGATGAAGGTTGGACGGTCGAACTCGCGTTTCCATGGAAAGAAATGCACTGGCTCGCCCAAGCCGATAACCGGTCACTTCCACCCAACGTCGGTGACCAATGGCGAATCGACCTGTTTCGTTTCAACAAAACCAAAGCACCCAAACCCGCCACCGATTCCAGCGGCTGGGGCTTGGGCAAACACACGGTTTGGGACTCGCATATCCCAGAAATCTTTCCGGTCATCACCTTCGCAGAAAGGTGA